A single region of the Prevotella sp. HUN102 genome encodes:
- a CDS encoding S41 family peptidase — protein MKKLLLLSILAALIPTLANSQINFKFGGDSPLRKMQMAEIAINNFYVDEVNEQKLVEDAIRGMLEKLDPHSTYTDAKETKAMNEPLQGDFEGIGVQFNMIEDTLVVIQPVVNGPSEKVGIMAGDRIVMVDDTLIAGVKMNRTDIMKRLRGKKGTKVKLGIVRRGVKNRLTFIVTRAKIPVHTLNAAYMIRPGIGYIRLESFGAKTHEEFMTAVDSLKRNGMKDLILDLQDNGGGYLQSAVEIANEFLQDNDMIVYTEGRRVTRHNYKARGNGRLKDIGVYVLVNEFSASAAEIVSGALMDNDRAVVIGRRTYGKGLVQRPFDLPDGSMIRLTVAHYYIPSGRCIQKPYKKGDLKDYEMDLENRLKHGELTNADSIHFDDSLKYYTVRKHRPVYGGGGVMPDYFVPLDTMKYTRFHRQLSAKNILMDEYLKYADANRKSLRSKYKSFETFAREYKVPVSLTDRMVAEAKKQKIEPKDAKELEQSLNYIRLQIKSLVARDIWDMNEYFRVWNEESDIVKKALEVVGKPMPD, from the coding sequence ATGAAGAAATTACTCTTATTATCCATACTTGCCGCATTGATTCCGACGCTGGCAAACTCTCAAATCAATTTCAAATTCGGCGGAGATTCGCCCCTTCGCAAGATGCAGATGGCGGAAATTGCCATCAACAATTTCTATGTGGACGAGGTAAACGAGCAGAAATTGGTAGAAGATGCCATCAGGGGAATGCTGGAGAAACTCGACCCACACTCCACTTACACGGATGCAAAGGAAACAAAGGCTATGAACGAGCCTTTACAGGGCGACTTCGAGGGCATCGGCGTGCAGTTCAATATGATTGAAGACACGTTGGTTGTAATTCAGCCCGTAGTGAACGGACCATCGGAGAAAGTCGGGATTATGGCAGGCGACCGTATCGTAATGGTGGACGACACCCTCATTGCAGGCGTGAAAATGAACCGTACAGACATTATGAAGCGGCTCCGAGGCAAGAAAGGCACAAAGGTAAAGCTGGGAATAGTGCGGCGTGGCGTGAAAAACAGGCTGACGTTCATCGTTACCCGTGCCAAGATTCCTGTTCACACGCTGAATGCTGCCTATATGATTCGTCCGGGAATCGGTTATATCCGTTTGGAGAGCTTTGGCGCAAAGACCCACGAAGAGTTTATGACTGCCGTGGATTCTCTGAAACGAAATGGTATGAAAGACTTGATTTTAGACTTGCAGGACAACGGTGGAGGCTATTTGCAGTCGGCTGTTGAGATAGCCAATGAGTTTCTGCAAGACAACGATATGATTGTCTATACCGAAGGCAGACGCGTTACACGCCACAACTACAAGGCGCGAGGAAACGGTCGTTTGAAGGATATTGGCGTTTACGTGTTGGTAAATGAATTTTCGGCATCGGCGGCAGAGATTGTCTCGGGCGCATTGATGGACAACGACCGTGCCGTTGTCATCGGTCGCCGCACTTACGGCAAGGGGCTTGTTCAGCGTCCGTTCGACCTTCCCGACGGAAGTATGATTCGCCTCACGGTAGCCCATTACTATATTCCGAGCGGCCGTTGCATTCAGAAGCCTTACAAGAAGGGCGACCTGAAGGACTACGAGATGGATTTGGAGAACCGTCTGAAACACGGCGAACTGACCAATGCGGACAGCATTCACTTCGATGATTCGCTGAAATACTACACCGTGCGCAAGCACCGTCCTGTCTACGGCGGCGGCGGTGTGATGCCCGACTATTTCGTTCCCCTCGACACGATGAAATACACCCGTTTCCATCGCCAGCTTTCAGCCAAGAACATCCTGATGGACGAATATCTGAAATATGCTGATGCGAACAGGAAATCGCTCAGATCCAAATACAAGTCGTTTGAAACCTTTGCCCGTGAGTATAAAGTGCCCGTAAGTCTGACGGACAGAATGGTGGCAGAGGCCAAGAAACAGAAGATTGAACCGAAGGACGCAAAGGAACTGGAGCAATCGCTGAACTATATAAGGCTTCAGATTAAGTCGTTGGTGGCGCGAGACATTTGGGATATGAACGAATATTTCAGGGTTTGGAACGAGGAAAGCGACATTGTGAAGAAAGCACTGGAGGTAGTTGGAAAGCCAATGCCCGACTGA
- the dprA gene encoding DNA-processing protein DprA, whose protein sequence is MDSETLYAVALARISYFNSAALLALYQRTGSATAVIENRNNIRDILPDASPHLVEGLQDMDNALKRAEEELKYNEEHGIKILCFNDADYPQRMRECADAPLVLFYKGNADLNKRHTINIVGTRHCTTYGQELIRIFTRELQSLCPDVLVFSGLAYGIDIAAHREALSNGIDTVGVVAHGLDDIYPRGHRETATKMIQQGGLLTEYTTRTQPIAKNFVQRNRIVAGCSDATVLIESAAKGGGLITCSIARSYHRDVFAFPGAIGAEFSEGCNNLIRDNGASLITSACDLVKAMNWDGDVKLEKAQKQGIERSLFPDLSADEQAIVNVLKKNNDLQINLLSVQSNIAISRLTALLFELEMKGVVKTMAGGCYHLLG, encoded by the coding sequence ATGGATTCAGAAACACTCTACGCCGTTGCTCTGGCACGTATCAGCTATTTCAATTCCGCCGCATTGCTCGCCCTCTATCAGAGGACAGGCTCTGCAACGGCTGTCATTGAGAACCGAAACAACATAAGGGACATACTGCCCGATGCTTCGCCACACCTCGTTGAGGGTTTGCAGGATATGGATAATGCCCTGAAACGGGCTGAAGAGGAACTGAAATACAACGAGGAGCACGGCATCAAAATACTCTGTTTCAACGATGCTGACTACCCACAGCGTATGCGTGAATGTGCCGATGCGCCTTTGGTGCTATTCTATAAAGGCAATGCCGACTTGAATAAAAGGCATACTATCAATATCGTCGGCACTCGCCACTGCACCACCTACGGTCAGGAACTCATCAGAATATTCACGCGTGAACTGCAGTCGCTCTGTCCCGACGTGCTCGTATTCAGCGGTCTGGCTTACGGAATAGACATTGCAGCCCATCGGGAGGCACTCAGCAATGGAATAGACACCGTGGGAGTGGTGGCGCACGGACTCGACGACATCTACCCAAGAGGGCACCGGGAGACGGCAACCAAGATGATACAGCAAGGCGGTCTGCTCACGGAATACACCACACGGACGCAGCCCATAGCCAAGAATTTCGTGCAGCGCAACAGAATTGTAGCCGGATGCTCGGACGCCACCGTGCTCATTGAGTCGGCGGCAAAGGGTGGCGGTCTCATCACTTGCAGCATTGCACGCAGCTATCATCGCGATGTCTTTGCCTTTCCCGGTGCCATTGGCGCAGAGTTCAGCGAAGGCTGCAACAACCTGATTCGCGACAACGGCGCAAGCCTCATCACATCGGCCTGCGACCTTGTGAAGGCTATGAACTGGGACGGCGACGTGAAACTGGAGAAAGCGCAGAAGCAAGGCATTGAGCGCAGCCTTTTCCCCGACCTTTCGGCAGATGAGCAGGCCATCGTAAACGTGCTGAAAAAGAACAATGACCTGCAAATCAACCTCCTTTCCGTGCAGAGCAACATCGCAATATCAAGACTGACGGCGCTCTTGTTTGAGTTGGAGATGAAGGGAGTGGTGAAGACAATGGCCGGAGGATGCTATCATCTTTTAGGATAA
- a CDS encoding DNA topoisomerase IV subunit B, whose protein sequence is MDNSSTSNIQNPTTVEYTDDNIRHLSDMEHVRTRPGMYIGRLGDGNLPEDGIYVLLKEVLDNSIDEFKMNAGTRIEIDVDENLRVSVRDYGRGIPQGKLVEAVSVLNTGGKYDSKAFKKSVGLNGVGVKAVNALSSRFEVKSYRDGKVRELSFEKGNLQSDKTKKSTDENGTYIFFEPDNTLFKNYSFHDDIVETMLRNYTYLNTGLTIMYNGRRILSRHGLKDLLTDNMTVDSLYPIVHMKGEDIEIAFTHTNQYGEEYYSFVNGQHTTQGGTHQSAFKEHIAKTIKEFFGKYEYGDIRNGMVAAIAVNVEEPVFESQTKIKLGSTQMSPDGETINKFIGDFIKTNVDNFLHIHKEDFTDILENKIKETERERKAMAGVTKLARERAKKANLHNRKLRDCRVHFSDAKNDRKEESSIFITEGDSASGSITKSRDVNTQAVFSLRGKPLNCFGLTKKVVYENEEFNLLQAALDIEDGLDTLRYNKVIVATDADVDGMHIRLLIITFFLQFFPELIKKGHVYVLQTPLFRVRNRRTKIANKQIIEEIDARRTKGEKKSDFVTLYCYNEEERLNAIRDLGPDPEITRFKGLGEISPDEFAHFIGPDMRLEQVTLHKNDQVQKLLEYYMGKNSMERQNFIIDNLVIEEDLAEETEEIA, encoded by the coding sequence ATGGACAATTCATCAACATCCAATATTCAAAACCCGACAACGGTTGAATACACCGACGACAATATCCGACACTTATCTGATATGGAGCACGTTCGCACGCGTCCCGGTATGTATATCGGGCGATTGGGCGACGGAAACTTGCCTGAAGACGGTATTTATGTGCTTTTGAAGGAAGTCTTGGACAACTCTATCGACGAGTTCAAGATGAATGCTGGCACACGGATAGAGATTGATGTGGACGAAAATCTGCGTGTCTCCGTGCGCGACTATGGCCGTGGTATTCCACAGGGCAAGCTCGTTGAGGCCGTGTCGGTATTGAATACAGGTGGCAAGTATGATTCCAAGGCGTTCAAGAAGAGTGTCGGACTGAATGGTGTCGGCGTGAAAGCCGTGAACGCATTGAGTTCCCGCTTTGAAGTGAAGAGCTATCGCGATGGCAAGGTGCGTGAACTGTCGTTCGAGAAAGGCAATCTTCAGAGCGACAAGACTAAGAAATCCACCGACGAGAACGGTACTTATATCTTCTTTGAACCTGATAACACCTTGTTCAAGAATTACAGTTTCCACGATGATATCGTAGAAACGATGCTTCGCAACTACACCTATCTGAATACAGGACTGACGATTATGTACAACGGTCGCCGAATCCTGAGCCGACACGGCCTGAAAGACTTGCTGACAGACAATATGACGGTGGATTCTCTTTATCCAATCGTTCATATGAAAGGCGAGGATATCGAGATTGCCTTCACGCATACCAACCAGTACGGCGAGGAATACTATTCATTCGTGAATGGACAGCATACCACGCAGGGCGGTACGCATCAGTCTGCATTCAAGGAACACATTGCGAAAACCATCAAGGAGTTCTTCGGGAAATACGAATACGGAGACATTCGTAACGGTATGGTGGCTGCTATTGCCGTCAATGTGGAGGAACCCGTGTTTGAATCGCAGACAAAGATTAAGCTGGGCTCTACGCAGATGTCGCCCGACGGCGAGACCATCAATAAGTTCATAGGCGACTTCATCAAGACAAATGTAGACAACTTCCTGCATATCCACAAGGAAGATTTCACGGATATTCTGGAGAATAAGATTAAGGAGACAGAGCGCGAACGCAAGGCGATGGCCGGTGTTACGAAGTTGGCGCGCGAGCGTGCGAAGAAGGCAAACCTCCATAACAGAAAGCTGCGCGACTGTCGCGTGCATTTCAGCGATGCAAAGAACGACCGCAAGGAAGAAAGCTCTATTTTCATTACTGAGGGCGACTCTGCGAGCGGAAGCATCACGAAGAGCCGCGACGTGAATACGCAGGCAGTATTCTCATTGCGAGGCAAACCGTTGAACTGTTTCGGCTTGACGAAGAAGGTGGTTTACGAAAACGAAGAGTTCAATCTGCTTCAGGCGGCACTCGATATTGAAGACGGACTCGACACGCTGCGATATAATAAGGTGATTGTTGCCACCGATGCCGATGTAGACGGTATGCACATCCGTCTTCTTATCATCACTTTCTTCCTCCAGTTCTTCCCGGAACTCATCAAGAAAGGCCACGTTTACGTGCTTCAGACCCCACTTTTCCGTGTGCGAAACCGTAGAACGAAGATAGCAAACAAGCAGATAATCGAAGAAATAGATGCCCGTAGAACGAAGGGAGAGAAGAAGAGCGATTTCGTAACGCTTTATTGCTACAACGAAGAGGAGCGTCTGAATGCCATCCGCGACCTCGGTCCTGATCCGGAAATAACCCGATTCAAAGGACTTGGCGAGATTTCGCCCGATGAATTTGCTCATTTCATAGGACCTGATATGCGCCTTGAGCAGGTAACATTGCATAAGAACGATCAGGTACAGAAACTCTTGGAATACTATATGGGCAAGAACTCTATGGAGCGTCAGAACTTTATCATCGACAATCTCGTGATAGAAGAAGACCTTGCCGAAGAAACTGAAGAGATTGCATAG
- a CDS encoding DUF2851 family protein translates to MEKFIHYVWKHRLFPLSELATTDHQPVEIIDTGLHNHDAGPDFFNAKVKIGGTVWVGNVEIHHKASDWYLHGHEKDARYNNVILHVVGVSDTMVKKENGEILPQLVLPVPVSVEQNYKELLATDHYPPCYKIIPTLTRLMIHSWMTALQTERLEQRTAAIQQRVDDCNGNWEAAYFVTLARNYGFGINGDAFEQWAKHIPLIAVDHHRDDLFQIEAIFMGQAGLLELKSVPERYQEEAVREGYFGRLRTEYQYLAHKFSLNPIEAGLWKFLRLRPQNFPHIRIAQLANLYYQRKAGLVALIDCQTIEEVAELLQTQVTPYWEMHYTFGSESTKSRKTLSKASLQLLIINTVVPMLFAYGRHKSSEKLCGRAFDFLETLKAENNHIVRMWREVGLEVDSAGDSQALIQLKKEYCDRKDCLRCRIGYEYLKAR, encoded by the coding sequence ATGGAGAAATTCATCCATTATGTGTGGAAACACAGGCTTTTCCCCCTTTCCGAACTTGCAACTACTGACCATCAGCCAGTAGAGATAATTGACACGGGACTGCACAACCACGATGCCGGTCCCGATTTCTTCAATGCAAAAGTGAAAATCGGCGGCACCGTATGGGTGGGAAATGTGGAAATACACCACAAGGCGTCCGACTGGTATCTGCATGGACACGAAAAAGATGCACGTTACAATAACGTGATTCTGCACGTAGTGGGCGTTTCCGACACGATGGTAAAGAAGGAAAACGGAGAAATTCTGCCTCAGTTAGTGCTCCCCGTACCTGTTTCGGTGGAGCAGAACTACAAGGAGCTGCTCGCCACAGACCATTATCCGCCGTGCTACAAGATTATCCCCACGCTCACCCGACTGATGATTCACTCGTGGATGACGGCCTTGCAGACCGAACGGCTCGAACAGCGCACAGCAGCCATACAGCAACGGGTGGACGACTGCAACGGAAATTGGGAAGCCGCCTACTTCGTTACGCTGGCACGCAACTACGGATTCGGTATCAACGGCGACGCTTTCGAGCAATGGGCGAAGCACATTCCCCTGATTGCCGTAGACCATCACCGAGACGATTTATTCCAAATCGAAGCCATCTTTATGGGACAGGCCGGACTGCTGGAGCTGAAATCCGTTCCCGAACGCTATCAGGAGGAGGCCGTCCGTGAAGGCTATTTCGGCAGACTGAGAACCGAATACCAGTATCTGGCGCATAAGTTCTCGCTCAATCCGATTGAGGCGGGACTGTGGAAGTTTCTCCGGCTCCGTCCGCAGAACTTCCCTCACATCAGAATTGCGCAGTTGGCAAATCTCTACTATCAGAGAAAGGCAGGTCTGGTAGCCCTCATAGACTGTCAGACCATCGAAGAAGTGGCCGAACTCCTGCAAACACAGGTTACGCCCTACTGGGAAATGCACTATACCTTCGGCTCGGAGAGCACCAAAAGCAGGAAAACGCTCTCGAAAGCATCCCTCCAACTGCTGATAATCAACACCGTGGTGCCGATGCTCTTCGCCTACGGGCGGCACAAGTCTTCGGAAAAGCTCTGCGGCCGTGCCTTCGATTTCCTCGAAACGCTGAAAGCAGAGAACAATCACATCGTGCGAATGTGGCGTGAAGTGGGCTTGGAGGTGGATTCGGCGGGCGACTCACAGGCACTCATCCAACTGAAAAAGGAATACTGCGACCGGAAGGACTGCCTCCGTTGCAGAATAGGTTACGAATATTTAAAAGCAAGATAA
- a CDS encoding SAM-dependent methyltransferase, whose translation MSEDLKNDNIQNVSPSFLSEWGEKERLFCLSHCTSSVRSLALQASKYPDINMPFALNQIAGWQTACRKLPTWAGKEGIIYPPHLSMEQCSSEQTALYKEKLAKRLAQAYIDNEANKTEEDGVSAGLAASSFVDLTGGFGVDFSFMGRNFVSTYVEQQPHLCEIAKNNFPLLGLERTTIVNADGVEYLRQLDFSTIIYLDPARRDCHGGKTVFISDCTPNLIELKDELIGKSGYTIVKLSPMLDWHKAVEELNAEADIVREVHVVSVKNECRELLFVLGKGSAALRLHCINDTECLVVNAESGLRESVCSEIKPGQFLYEPNASVMKAGCFGELSVRYNAKAVSQNSHLFVSDGFIEDFPGRKFTIKTVSSFNKKELKQALNGIKAANIATRNFPVSVAELRKRLKLKDGGSCYIFATTDARGEHLLLICEK comes from the coding sequence ATGAGTGAAGATTTGAAAAACGACAATATACAGAACGTTTCGCCTTCTTTTCTTTCGGAATGGGGCGAAAAGGAGAGGCTTTTCTGCCTTTCGCACTGCACCTCGTCCGTTCGTTCCCTCGCACTCCAAGCCTCCAAGTATCCTGATATCAATATGCCGTTTGCGCTGAATCAGATTGCAGGGTGGCAGACTGCGTGCAGAAAACTGCCAACTTGGGCCGGGAAAGAGGGGATAATCTATCCGCCGCATCTGTCAATGGAGCAGTGCTCTTCGGAACAGACGGCACTGTATAAGGAAAAACTTGCCAAGCGACTGGCACAAGCGTATATTGACAATGAGGCGAATAAAACCGAAGAGGACGGTGTTTCGGCAGGTTTGGCCGCATCGTCGTTCGTGGATTTAACCGGAGGGTTTGGCGTGGATTTCTCGTTTATGGGGCGGAACTTCGTATCGACGTATGTAGAGCAGCAGCCCCATCTCTGCGAAATAGCCAAGAATAATTTCCCGTTATTGGGTCTTGAACGCACAACGATTGTGAATGCAGACGGCGTGGAATATCTGCGTCAGTTGGATTTCAGCACGATAATCTATCTGGATCCTGCAAGAAGAGACTGCCACGGTGGGAAAACGGTGTTCATCAGCGACTGTACTCCCAATCTTATAGAGCTGAAAGACGAACTGATTGGCAAAAGTGGATACACCATCGTGAAACTTTCGCCTATGCTGGACTGGCATAAAGCAGTAGAGGAACTGAATGCCGAGGCCGACATAGTGCGCGAGGTGCACGTGGTTTCCGTTAAGAACGAATGCAGGGAACTGCTTTTCGTTCTGGGTAAAGGCAGTGCGGCGTTGCGGCTTCATTGCATAAACGATACTGAATGCCTTGTGGTGAATGCTGAAAGTGGATTGAGGGAATCGGTTTGCAGCGAAATCAAGCCCGGACAGTTCCTCTATGAGCCGAATGCGTCGGTAATGAAGGCGGGATGTTTCGGAGAACTGTCTGTCCGTTACAACGCCAAAGCCGTGAGCCAGAACTCGCATTTGTTTGTTTCCGACGGATTCATCGAGGATTTTCCCGGCCGAAAGTTCACGATAAAGACGGTTTCATCGTTCAATAAAAAGGAACTGAAACAGGCGTTGAATGGCATCAAGGCAGCCAATATCGCCACCCGTAACTTCCCTGTGAGCGTTGCAGAATTGCGCAAACGCCTGAAGTTGAAGGATGGAGGCTCGTGTTATATATTTGCAACAACGGATGCAAGAGGCGAGCATTTGCTCCTGATTTGCGAGAAATAA
- a CDS encoding thioesterase family protein, with translation MKTNKNYIYETRMEVRDYECDIQGIVNNANYLHYTEHTRHRFIRSLGVSFAELHEKGIDPVVARMHLEYKTPLVCDDEFISRLALRKEGVRYVFTHDLYRAGDERLCFHAEVTLVILTNGKLGPSKEYDEAFAKVIPNF, from the coding sequence ATGAAGACAAACAAGAATTACATTTATGAAACCCGTATGGAGGTGCGCGATTACGAGTGCGATATACAGGGAATTGTGAACAATGCGAATTACCTCCACTACACGGAACACACACGACATCGCTTCATTCGCTCGCTCGGAGTGAGTTTTGCGGAACTCCACGAAAAGGGAATTGACCCCGTAGTGGCGCGTATGCACCTTGAATACAAGACGCCGCTGGTATGCGACGATGAATTTATTTCGCGCCTTGCACTCCGAAAAGAAGGCGTGAGATACGTATTCACGCACGACCTCTATCGCGCCGGCGACGAGCGTCTCTGCTTTCACGCCGAGGTAACCCTCGTGATTCTGACCAACGGAAAACTCGGTCCGAGCAAGGAATACGACGAAGCATTTGCGAAAGTAATTCCAAACTTCTAA
- a CDS encoding M15 family metallopeptidase, producing MMNRNWIVLLALILCACTSNAQKTTGNAAASVKTKAASTGGNAQRKAVSPAGLRMAGQGLVNIKDVEPSIKVALMYARTDNFCRKVLYKDLREAYMLPRCAEALKEAQAELKRRRPDLSLCIFDATRPMSVQQTMWDEVKNTNHSFYVSNPANGGGMHNYGMAVDISICKASWKESEWKDGAQPCRIDTLPMGVRVDHMGYQSHIDKEETLLAKGILSKESLENRRLLRAVMESAGFMALRTEWWHFNLCTRAWAKKNLKVVR from the coding sequence ATAATGAACAGAAACTGGATTGTATTGTTGGCACTTATCCTATGTGCCTGCACGTCGAATGCTCAAAAAACAACAGGGAATGCTGCCGCATCGGTTAAGACAAAAGCAGCATCAACAGGTGGTAATGCCCAAAGAAAAGCTGTATCGCCTGCCGGATTGCGAATGGCCGGTCAGGGATTGGTGAATATAAAGGATGTGGAGCCGAGCATAAAGGTGGCACTGATGTATGCCCGTACCGATAATTTTTGCCGAAAAGTGCTTTATAAGGACTTGCGCGAGGCATATATGCTGCCCCGTTGTGCCGAAGCATTGAAGGAAGCGCAGGCCGAACTGAAGCGGCGCAGACCGGATTTGAGCCTTTGCATCTTTGATGCTACGCGCCCGATGAGTGTTCAGCAAACGATGTGGGACGAAGTGAAGAATACCAATCACAGCTTCTACGTGAGCAATCCGGCCAATGGAGGAGGGATGCACAATTACGGAATGGCGGTGGATATCAGCATCTGTAAGGCCTCGTGGAAAGAAAGCGAATGGAAGGACGGTGCGCAACCGTGCAGAATAGACACGCTGCCGATGGGCGTAAGGGTGGACCATATGGGCTATCAGAGTCACATCGACAAGGAGGAAACGCTGCTTGCAAAGGGCATTCTCAGCAAAGAGAGCCTTGAAAACCGTCGGCTTCTCCGAGCAGTGATGGAGTCGGCAGGCTTTATGGCACTCAGAACGGAATGGTGGCACTTCAACCTTTGCACGAGAGCGTGGGCAAAGAAGAATTTGAAAGTAGTGAGGTAA